The segment GCGCTGATCGTCTCGGAAAGCGGGATCGACACGCCCGACGACATCCGTCGCCTTGACCGCGCCGGCGCCCGCGCCTTTCTTGTCGGCGAGAGTCTGCTGCGCGGCGGCAACCCGCGCCGCAAACTCGAAGCGCTCGGCGCCGCGCTCGGAGCGGGGCAGGATTAGACGGCGATGGCGGTGCGGATAAAGATTTGCGGCATCACGCGTTGCGAGGATGCAGAAGCGGCCGTCAGCCTCGGCGCGGACTTCATCGGGCTTAACTTCTATCCGCCGAGCCCGCGATGCCTCTCGTTGGCTGCGGCCGCGGCGATTGCGCCAGTGGTCAAGGGGCGCGCGCAGATAGTCGGTGTCTTCGTCAACGCGGACCGGGCCTATATCAAGGAGCGGCTTGAATCGCTCGAGCTCGATCTGCTTCAGTTTCACGGCGACGAAGATGACGACGCGCTTGCAGGATGGCCGGTGCCGGTGATTCGCGCGCTGCGGCTGCCATCTGACGCGCCGCTCGACTGTATCGATCTCGCCAGAATCAGGGCCGACTTTATTTTGATTGACACGTTCGATTCGCGGCTCTTCGGCGGAACCGGCCGCACGCGCCCCTTCCAGGCGCTTCGCGCGCTCGACCTGAGCCGCGTCTTCATCTCGGGCGGACTGACGCCGGATAACGCGATGGCCGCCGCCGCGCTCAATCCCTACGCACTCGACGTCGCAAGCGGCGTCGAGTCGGCGCCGGCCATCAAAGACCATGACAAGCTTCGGAGCTTCATCGCGAATGCCAGATCTTCTTCGATCGACCGAAGACTCTCCACCAGCCGTGCAAAGCTATCCAGATAAGCGCGGACACTTTGGCGAATTCGGCGGCCGCTATGTCGCCGAGACGCTGATGCCCGCGCTGAGCGAGCTCGAGCGGGAGTACCGCGCGGCGCGCCGCGACCCCGCTTTTCGCACCGAACTCGAGCGGCTCTCGCGCGAGTACGTCGGCCGGCCGACGCCGCTTTATTTCGCCGCCAACCTGACCGCGAAACTGGGCGGCGCCAGGATCTATCTGAAGCGCGAAGACCTCTGTCATACGGGCGCGCACAAGGTGAATAACACGCTCGGCCAGGCGCTGCTAGCGGTGCGGATGGGTAAGGCGCGGATCACCGCCGAGACCGGCGCCGGACAGCACGGCGTGGCCACGGCGACGATGGCCGCGCTGTTTCGGCGCGAGTGCGAGGTCTTTATGGGCAGCGTCGACGTCGAACGCCAGTCGCTCAACGTCTTTCGCATGAAACTGCTCGGCGCCAAGGTCACCGCGGTCGACGCCGGCAGCCGCAGCCTCAAGGACGCGCTCAACGAGGCGCTGCGCGATTGGATCGCCACGGTCGCCCACACCTACTACCTCATCGGCACCGCGGCCGGGCCGCATCCGTACCCGATGATCGTGCGCGATTTTCAGTCGGTGATCGGGCGCGAGGCGCGCCGCCAGATCCTCGCGCACGAAGGCCGCCTGCCCGACGCCCTGGTCGCCTGCGTCAACGGCGGCTCCAACGCGATCGGACTCTTCTATCCGTTCATCAAGGACCGCGACGTGCAGATGCACGGCGTCGAAGCGGGCGGACTGGGGCTCAACGGCCCCTCGCACGCGGCGACGATCACCGCCGGCAGCGTCGGCGTGCTGCACGGCAACCGCACCTACCTGCTGCAGGACGAACTCGGCCAGATTCGCGAGACCCATTCGATCGCCGCGGGACTCGACTACCCCGGCGTCGGCCCGGAACTCGCGTGGCTCAAGCAAAGCGGACGCGCGGAGTACGCGGCCGTCACCGACACCGAGGCCCTGGAGGGGCTGCGCCTGCTCTCCGAAAGCGAGGGGATCATCCCGGCGCTCGAGAGCGCGCACGCGGTCGCCTATGCTGCGCGGCTTGCGCCCGCCATGGCCCGCGACCGCGTGATGATCGTCAATCTCTCGGGGCGCGGCGACAAGGACATGCAGACCGTCGCACGCGCGCTTGGAGTGGCGCTATGAGCGGGCGGGTGGCGGCGCAAAAGACCGCAGGGCGAATCGAAAAGAAATTCGCTGAGCTCCGCGCTCGCGCCGAATCCGC is part of the Candidatus Binataceae bacterium genome and harbors:
- a CDS encoding phosphoribosylanthranilate isomerase, giving the protein MAVRIKICGITRCEDAEAAVSLGADFIGLNFYPPSPRCLSLAAAAAIAPVVKGRAQIVGVFVNADRAYIKERLESLELDLLQFHGDEDDDALAGWPVPVIRALRLPSDAPLDCIDLARIRADFILIDTFDSRLFGGTGRTRPFQALRALDLSRVFISGGLTPDNAMAAAALNPYALDVASGVESAPAIKDHDKLRSFIANARSSSIDRRLSTSRAKLSR
- the trpB gene encoding tryptophan synthase subunit beta; the protein is MQSYPDKRGHFGEFGGRYVAETLMPALSELEREYRAARRDPAFRTELERLSREYVGRPTPLYFAANLTAKLGGARIYLKREDLCHTGAHKVNNTLGQALLAVRMGKARITAETGAGQHGVATATMAALFRRECEVFMGSVDVERQSLNVFRMKLLGAKVTAVDAGSRSLKDALNEALRDWIATVAHTYYLIGTAAGPHPYPMIVRDFQSVIGREARRQILAHEGRLPDALVACVNGGSNAIGLFYPFIKDRDVQMHGVEAGGLGLNGPSHAATITAGSVGVLHGNRTYLLQDELGQIRETHSIAAGLDYPGVGPELAWLKQSGRAEYAAVTDTEALEGLRLLSESEGIIPALESAHAVAYAARLAPAMARDRVMIVNLSGRGDKDMQTVARALGVAL